One Edaphobacter flagellatus genomic region harbors:
- the rpsL gene encoding 30S ribosomal protein S12 has translation MPTFHQLVKQGRTPTRYKTASPALQGSPQRRGVCTRVYTQTPKKPNSALRKVARVRLTNGIEVTTYIPGIGHNLQEHSIVLIRGGRVKDLPGVRYHVVRGTLDSVGVANRKQSRSKYGAKRPKAAAK, from the coding sequence GTGCCTACGTTTCATCAGCTCGTCAAGCAGGGCCGCACGCCCACTCGCTACAAGACTGCAAGCCCCGCGCTGCAGGGTTCGCCGCAGCGTCGCGGCGTCTGCACCCGCGTCTACACCCAGACGCCGAAGAAGCCGAACTCGGCGCTCCGTAAGGTCGCCCGCGTTCGCCTGACCAACGGCATCGAAGTGACGACCTACATTCCGGGTATTGGCCACAACCTGCAGGAGCACTCGATCGTGCTGATTCGCGGCGGCCGTGTGAAGGATCTGCCGGGTGTCCGTTATCACGTTGTGCGCGGCACGCTCGACTCGGTCGGAGTGGCCAACCGTAAGCAGAGCCGCTCGAAGTACGGCGCGAAGCGTCCGAAGGCTGCTGCCAAGTAA